The proteins below are encoded in one region of Pacificitalea manganoxidans:
- a CDS encoding DUF2235 domain-containing protein, protein MRQPDHGPERQPARRPAPAEPPGPLTRLRQIAARFRAFFAGLGWGQSPVPARGQVTHVIILDGTMSSTQPGQETNAGLTWRLLSEKAPSARMSLFYEPGIQWEDWRSAADVAAGRGINRQIRRAYGFLASRYRPGDRIYLFGYSRGAYAVRSLAGVIDRVGLLQAENATERAVREAWRLYENGGTAEESAAARAGFRARLCHPHVEIEMIGVWDTVKALGLRLPLLWRVSEDAHNFHGTELSQVVRHGFHALARDETRLAYAPVLWQSDPGWEGRLEQVWFRGTHGDIGGQLNGRDEARPLANVPLVWMLEKAEDCGLDLPEGWRARFPADPTAPSAGSRRGWGRVFLARRRRVIGADPSERLHPSAEANPHP, encoded by the coding sequence ATGCGGCAGCCTGATCATGGGCCGGAGCGGCAGCCCGCCCGCCGCCCGGCACCCGCCGAGCCACCCGGCCCCCTGACTCGCCTGCGGCAGATCGCGGCGCGGTTCCGGGCGTTTTTTGCAGGGTTGGGCTGGGGCCAAAGCCCGGTGCCCGCGCGCGGTCAGGTCACCCATGTCATCATCCTTGACGGCACCATGTCCTCGACCCAGCCGGGGCAGGAAACCAATGCCGGGCTGACATGGCGATTGCTGTCGGAAAAGGCGCCTTCGGCACGGATGTCCCTGTTCTATGAGCCGGGCATTCAGTGGGAGGATTGGCGCAGCGCCGCCGATGTGGCGGCCGGGCGGGGGATCAACCGGCAGATCCGGCGCGCGTATGGGTTTCTCGCCTCGCGCTATCGGCCCGGTGACCGGATCTATCTGTTCGGCTATTCGCGCGGGGCCTATGCGGTGCGCTCGCTCGCGGGGGTGATCGACCGGGTGGGGCTGTTGCAGGCCGAGAACGCCACCGAACGGGCGGTGCGCGAGGCATGGCGGCTCTATGAGAACGGCGGCACAGCCGAGGAAAGCGCCGCCGCCCGCGCCGGGTTCCGCGCGCGGCTGTGCCATCCCCATGTCGAGATCGAGATGATCGGCGTCTGGGATACGGTCAAGGCGCTGGGCCTGCGGCTGCCGCTGCTGTGGCGGGTGTCGGAGGACGCGCATAATTTCCACGGCACGGAATTGTCGCAGGTCGTGCGCCACGGCTTTCACGCGCTGGCCCGCGATGAGACGCGTCTGGCCTATGCGCCGGTGCTCTGGCAATCCGATCCCGGCTGGGAGGGGCGTCTGGAACAGGTCTGGTTTCGGGGCACCCATGGCGATATCGGCGGCCAGCTCAATGGCCGGGACGAGGCCCGCCCGCTGGCCAATGTGCCGCTGGTCTGGATGCTGGAGAAGGCCGAGGATTGCGGGCTGGACCTGCCCGAAGGCTGGCGCGCGCGATTCCCCGCCGATCCCACCGCGCCCTCCGCCGGTTCCCGCCGGGGCTGGGGGCGGGTGTTTCTGGCCCGCAGGCGGCGGGTGATCGGGGCCGACCCGTCCGAGCGGCTGCATCCCAGCGCCGAGGCCAATCCGCACCCGTAG
- a CDS encoding MarR family winged helix-turn-helix transcriptional regulator: MGQTGAISAEHQEFMSSYLESLTLVERLHRLLLDVIKDEFERVGILEINAVQALLLFNVGDNEVTAGELKSRGYYQGSNVSYNLKKLVDTGFMHHQRCEVDRRSVRVRLTEKGRNIHLIVSTLFERHAAGLSDTGVISLDGLDQITGSLKRVERYWTDQIRYIY, translated from the coding sequence ATGGGGCAAACCGGCGCGATCAGCGCCGAGCATCAGGAATTCATGTCGAGCTATCTTGAATCCCTCACCTTGGTGGAGCGGCTTCATCGGCTATTGCTCGACGTGATAAAGGACGAATTCGAGCGCGTCGGCATATTGGAGATCAACGCGGTTCAGGCGCTGCTGCTTTTCAATGTGGGCGATAACGAAGTGACCGCGGGCGAATTGAAAAGCCGCGGCTACTATCAAGGCTCGAACGTGTCCTACAATCTCAAGAAGCTGGTCGATACCGGCTTCATGCATCATCAACGCTGCGAGGTGGATCGCCGGTCTGTCCGTGTGCGCCTGACGGAGAAAGGCCGCAACATCCACCTGATCGTGTCGACCCTGTTCGAACGGCACGCGGCGGGGCTGTCCGATACCGGGGTGATTTCGCTCGACGGGCTGGACCAGATCACCGGGTCGTTGAAACGGGTGGAACGCTACTGGACCGATCAGATTCGCTATATCTACTAG
- a CDS encoding succinate dehydrogenase assembly factor 2: MRSMRRGIKEMDLVLSAYSRDRLTGMSDAELALYDQLLEENDQDLLRWITGMDAAPSQFAALIADISARGRTW; the protein is encoded by the coding sequence ATGCGCTCCATGCGCCGGGGCATCAAGGAAATGGATTTGGTGCTAAGCGCCTATTCCCGCGACCGGCTGACCGGCATGAGCGACGCCGAGCTGGCGCTCTACGATCAGTTGCTGGAAGAAAACGATCAGGATCTGCTGCGCTGGATCACCGGCATGGACGCGGCGCCCAGCCAGTTCGCCGCGCTGATCGCGGACATCTCCGCCCGGGGCCGGACATGGTAG
- a CDS encoding helix-turn-helix domain-containing protein — MPIDIMHRSQELGARIAAARAAQGLSPDALADRLGVRPETVARWEQGASAPRGNKLQMLAGLLGLPLTALLSDAAPATEPAAEGDTAAALLDEIRAAQMLIRQGTDRVQAAEARLRTLLTPGDPSQ; from the coding sequence ATGCCGATCGACATCATGCACCGGTCGCAGGAGCTTGGCGCGCGGATCGCCGCCGCCCGCGCGGCGCAGGGGCTGAGCCCGGATGCGCTTGCCGACCGGCTGGGCGTTCGCCCCGAAACGGTGGCCCGCTGGGAACAGGGCGCCAGCGCGCCGCGCGGCAATAAGCTGCAAATGCTGGCGGGGCTGCTGGGATTGCCGCTGACCGCGCTGCTATCGGACGCCGCGCCCGCGACCGAGCCTGCCGCCGAGGGCGATACCGCCGCCGCGCTTCTTGACGAAATCCGTGCAGCCCAGATGCTGATCCGTCAGGGCACCGATCGCGTGCAGGCCGCCGAAGCGCGCCTGCGCACCCTGCTCACCCCCGGAGACCCAAGCCAGTGA
- a CDS encoding pyridoxal phosphate-dependent aminotransferase — translation MSFLSATLDRVKPSATIAVTTKAGELKAAGRDVIGLGAGEPDFDTPENIKQAGIRAIEAGKTKYTPADGIPELKQAICAKLKRDNGLDYSPKQISVGTGGKQILYNALMATLNPGDEVIIPAPYWVSYPDMVLLAGGEPVAVETSIDTAFKLTPEKLEAAITPKTKWFIFNSPSNPTGAGYTHAELKALTDVLMKHPHVWVMTDDMYEHLVYDDFEFCTPAQVEPGLYDRTLTCNGVSKAYAMTGWRIGYAAGPEKLINAMRKIQSQSTSNPCSISQWAAVEALNGPQDFIPENNVMFQRRRDLVVKMLNEAEGIECPVPEGAFYVYPSVQGCIGKTSAGGASIDSDEAFATALLEEKGVAVVFGAAFGLSPYFRVSYATSDEALTEACTRIQDFCAGLK, via the coding sequence ATGTCCTTCCTGTCCGCGACACTGGACCGCGTCAAACCCTCGGCCACCATCGCCGTGACCACAAAGGCGGGCGAGCTGAAGGCCGCCGGTCGCGACGTGATCGGCCTTGGGGCGGGCGAGCCCGATTTCGACACCCCCGAAAACATCAAGCAGGCGGGCATCCGCGCCATCGAGGCGGGTAAGACCAAATACACCCCTGCCGATGGCATCCCGGAGTTGAAGCAGGCGATCTGCGCCAAGCTGAAGCGCGACAACGGGCTGGACTACAGCCCCAAGCAGATTTCCGTCGGCACCGGCGGCAAGCAGATTCTCTACAATGCCCTGATGGCGACGCTGAACCCCGGCGATGAGGTGATCATCCCCGCGCCCTATTGGGTGAGCTACCCCGATATGGTGCTGCTGGCGGGCGGGGAGCCTGTGGCCGTCGAAACCTCCATCGACACCGCGTTCAAACTGACGCCGGAGAAGCTGGAAGCCGCGATCACGCCCAAGACCAAGTGGTTCATCTTCAACTCGCCGTCGAACCCGACCGGCGCAGGCTATACCCATGCGGAGTTGAAGGCCCTGACCGACGTGCTGATGAAGCATCCGCATGTCTGGGTCATGACCGACGACATGTATGAGCATCTGGTCTATGACGATTTCGAATTCTGCACCCCCGCACAGGTGGAGCCCGGCCTTTATGACCGCACGCTGACCTGCAACGGCGTGTCGAAGGCCTATGCCATGACCGGCTGGCGCATCGGCTATGCCGCCGGGCCCGAGAAGCTCATCAACGCGATGCGCAAGATCCAGTCGCAATCGACCTCGAACCCCTGCTCGATCTCGCAGTGGGCGGCGGTCGAGGCGCTGAACGGCCCGCAGGATTTCATCCCCGAAAACAACGTGATGTTCCAGCGCCGCCGCGATCTGGTCGTGAAGATGCTGAACGAGGCCGAAGGCATCGAATGCCCGGTGCCCGAGGGCGCGTTCTATGTCTACCCGTCCGTGCAGGGCTGCATCGGCAAGACATCCGCCGGTGGCGCATCCATCGACAGCGACGAGGCTTTCGCCACCGCGCTGCTGGAGGAAAAAGGCGTGGCCGTCGTGTTTGGCGCGGCCTTTGGCCTGTCGCCCTATTTCCGGGTCAGCTACGCCACGTCGGACGAGGCGCTGACCGAAGCCTGCACGCGGATTCAGGACTTCTGCGCCGGGCTGAAGTGA
- a CDS encoding DMT family transporter, producing the protein MSVLTRSTGRMALSGSAGTPLAMLAMVAATLLLPLGDTISKLLTSFANPLEVSTLRVLTQAAVLVPLAVLTRTSFRGAFSPVVFVAGFCFAMVSFALIASFQVMPIATAISIFFIEPLFLTLLARPLLGEAVGLRRYVAVGVGLIGAVIVIRPNFATFGWIALLPAFAALAFAINMVMVRRASRTRAPLTIQVGATLYGVLVMSAVTLGAHQMGWVSFGFAAAPDWAWGAVLAAGALAAVTFLLIGFAFSRAEASLLAPFQYLEIVGAVAFGWLVFDDLPDALTCLGTAIILGAGIYVFHRERKVQSAP; encoded by the coding sequence ATGTCTGTCCTGACCCGTTCCACCGGCCGTATGGCCTTGTCCGGTTCCGCTGGCACGCCCTTGGCCATGCTGGCGATGGTCGCCGCGACGCTGCTATTGCCGCTTGGCGATACCATATCCAAGCTGTTGACCAGCTTTGCCAATCCGCTGGAAGTCTCCACCTTGCGGGTGCTGACGCAGGCGGCGGTACTGGTGCCTTTGGCGGTGCTGACCCGAACATCGTTTCGCGGGGCATTTTCCCCGGTCGTGTTTGTCGCGGGGTTCTGTTTCGCGATGGTGTCCTTTGCGCTGATCGCCAGCTTTCAGGTCATGCCTATCGCCACGGCGATTTCGATCTTTTTCATCGAGCCGCTGTTTCTGACCCTGCTGGCGCGGCCCCTGTTGGGCGAAGCGGTGGGGCTGCGCCGCTACGTCGCCGTGGGCGTGGGGCTGATCGGGGCGGTGATCGTGATCCGTCCGAACTTCGCCACCTTTGGCTGGATCGCGCTGCTGCCGGCCTTTGCCGCGTTGGCCTTTGCTATCAACATGGTGATGGTGCGCCGCGCCAGCCGGACCCGTGCGCCGCTGACCATTCAGGTCGGCGCGACGCTTTACGGCGTGCTGGTCATGAGCGCGGTCACGCTTGGCGCGCATCAGATGGGGTGGGTCAGCTTCGGCTTTGCCGCCGCGCCGGACTGGGCCTGGGGCGCGGTGCTGGCGGCGGGCGCGCTGGCTGCGGTGACGTTTTTACTGATCGGGTTCGCGTTTTCCCGCGCGGAGGCGAGCCTGCTGGCGCCATTTCAGTATCTGGAGATCGTGGGCGCGGTGGCGTTCGGCTGGCTGGTCTTCGACGACCTGCCCGACGCGCTGACATGCCTCGGCACCGCGATCATCCTCGGCGCCGGGATCTATGTGTTCCACCGGGAGCGCAAGGTGCAGTCCGCGCCGTAA
- the carA gene encoding glutamine-hydrolyzing carbamoyl-phosphate synthase small subunit yields MPQDRPTACLALADGTLFYGKGFGATGQTVAELCFNTAMTGYQEIMTDPSYAGQIVTFTFPHIGNTGVTPEDDETAEPVAAGMVVKWDPTEPSNWRSADTLTAWLEKRGRIGIGGLDTRRLTRAIRRQGAPHVALAHDPDGNFDIEALIAAARGFAGLVGVDLARDVTCAQSYRWDEMRWAWPEGYTRQENPKFKVVAIDYGAKRNILRCLASAGCDVTVLPATATAEEVLSHNPDGLFLSNGPGDPAATGVYAVPMIQQVMAQSQMPVFGICLGHQILARALGAQTIKMNHGHHGANHPVKDLETGKVEITSMNHGFTVDSQTLPANVKETHVSLFDGSNCGIRVTDRPVFSVQYHPEASPGPQDSYYLFERFAEAMETGKAPAL; encoded by the coding sequence ATGCCCCAGGATCGCCCCACTGCCTGCCTCGCTCTCGCGGATGGCACCCTTTTCTATGGCAAGGGCTTCGGCGCCACGGGCCAGACCGTCGCCGAGCTGTGCTTCAACACCGCCATGACCGGCTATCAGGAAATCATGACCGACCCCTCCTATGCGGGCCAGATCGTGACCTTCACCTTCCCCCATATCGGCAATACCGGCGTCACCCCCGAGGATGACGAAACCGCCGAGCCGGTCGCCGCCGGGATGGTGGTGAAATGGGACCCGACCGAGCCGTCGAACTGGCGCTCCGCCGACACGCTGACCGCATGGCTGGAAAAGCGCGGCCGCATCGGCATCGGCGGGCTCGACACCCGCCGCCTGACCCGCGCGATCCGGCGGCAGGGCGCGCCGCATGTCGCGCTGGCCCATGATCCCGACGGCAATTTCGATATCGAAGCGCTGATTGCCGCCGCGCGCGGCTTTGCCGGTCTGGTCGGTGTGGACCTTGCCCGCGACGTGACCTGCGCCCAAAGCTACCGCTGGGATGAAATGCGGTGGGCCTGGCCCGAAGGCTACACCCGGCAGGAAAACCCGAAATTCAAGGTCGTCGCGATTGACTACGGCGCCAAGCGCAACATCCTGCGCTGCCTTGCCTCCGCTGGCTGTGACGTGACCGTGCTGCCCGCCACCGCCACCGCCGAAGAGGTGCTGAGCCACAATCCCGACGGGCTGTTCCTGTCCAATGGCCCCGGCGATCCGGCGGCGACCGGCGTCTATGCCGTGCCGATGATCCAGCAGGTCATGGCCCAAAGCCAGATGCCCGTCTTCGGCATCTGCCTCGGCCATCAGATCCTCGCCCGCGCGCTGGGGGCACAGACGATCAAGATGAACCACGGCCATCACGGCGCCAACCATCCGGTCAAGGATCTGGAAACCGGCAAGGTCGAGATCACCTCGATGAACCACGGCTTCACAGTGGACAGCCAGACGCTGCCCGCCAATGTGAAGGAAACGCATGTGTCGCTCTTCGACGGCTCGAACTGCGGCATCCGCGTCACCGACCGGCCGGTCTTCTCGGTGCAGTATCACCCCGAAGCCAGCCCCGGCCCGCAGGACAGCTACTACCTGTTCGAACGGTTCGCCGAGGCGATGGAAACGGGTAAGGCCCCGGCGCTGTAA
- a CDS encoding GatB/YqeY domain-containing protein: MGLRDRVGTALKDAMRNKEAERLSTLRLINAAIKDKDIAARTEGADDAGVSDDVVLQILGKMVKQRQESARAYEEGGRVDLAERERSEIGVIEEFLPRQLTDDEVTAAVDDAIAETGAEGIRDMGKVMGVLKGKYTGRMDFGRVGPRVKDRLG; encoded by the coding sequence ATGGGATTGCGCGATCGGGTCGGAACGGCCCTCAAGGACGCAATGCGCAACAAGGAGGCCGAGCGGCTTTCGACCTTGCGCCTGATCAATGCCGCCATCAAGGACAAGGACATCGCCGCGCGCACCGAAGGTGCCGACGATGCCGGTGTGTCCGATGACGTCGTGCTGCAGATCCTTGGCAAGATGGTCAAGCAGCGTCAGGAAAGCGCCCGCGCCTACGAAGAAGGCGGGCGCGTCGATCTGGCCGAGCGGGAACGCTCCGAGATCGGCGTGATCGAGGAATTCCTGCCGCGCCAGTTGACCGATGACGAAGTCACCGCCGCCGTCGATGACGCCATCGCCGAAACCGGCGCCGAAGGCATCCGCGACATGGGCAAGGTGATGGGCGTGCTGAAGGGCAAATATACGGGGCGGATGGATTTTGGTCGGGTCGGCCCGCGCGTGAAGGACCGGCTGGGCTGA
- a CDS encoding DUF2474 domain-containing protein: MPDTTERPERPAQPARPAPAQPRRHWLRRVGWFALIWMASVTALGLVAYVIRLAIMPG, from the coding sequence ATGCCGGATACCACTGAGCGCCCCGAACGCCCGGCCCAACCCGCACGCCCCGCCCCGGCACAGCCCCGCCGCCACTGGCTGCGGCGGGTGGGGTGGTTCGCGCTGATCTGGATGGCCAGCGTCACCGCGCTGGGACTGGTGGCCTATGTGATCCGGCTGGCGATCATGCCCGGCTGA
- the cydB gene encoding cytochrome d ubiquinol oxidase subunit II: MDWLPELSFIWAGLIAFAVLTYVVLDGFDLGLGILFPFARSNRDRDLMMNSVAPVWDGNETWLVLGGGGLFAVFPLAYAVVLPALYMPITVMLLALVFRGVAFEYRWRAKRWRGVWDFSFFGGSLLATFTQGIALGALVQGIEVENRAYAGGWWDWLTPFSLFTGAALVAGYALLGATWLVMKTEGPLQSHMRDLAKLAGIALLAAIAIVSAWMPFLDASYYSAWFTGWSIGYVVLVPALVAACGLMLFRGLLRGRERTPFIAALGLFVTGFIGLGIGFYPNIVPPSLTIVEAAAPDESLAFTLVGAAVLIPLILCYTAYAYWVFRGKIDPDAGYH; encoded by the coding sequence ATGGACTGGCTGCCAGAGCTTTCCTTCATCTGGGCGGGGCTCATCGCCTTTGCCGTGCTCACCTATGTGGTGCTGGACGGGTTCGACCTTGGACTCGGAATCCTGTTTCCCTTTGCCCGCTCCAACCGCGACCGCGACCTGATGATGAATTCGGTCGCGCCGGTCTGGGACGGCAACGAAACATGGCTGGTGCTGGGGGGCGGCGGTCTGTTCGCCGTGTTCCCGCTGGCCTATGCGGTGGTGCTGCCCGCGCTCTACATGCCGATCACGGTGATGTTGTTGGCGCTGGTGTTCCGTGGCGTGGCCTTTGAATACCGCTGGCGGGCAAAGCGCTGGCGCGGCGTGTGGGATTTCTCGTTCTTCGGCGGCTCGCTTCTGGCCACCTTCACCCAAGGCATCGCGCTTGGCGCGCTCGTGCAGGGGATCGAGGTCGAGAACCGCGCCTATGCGGGCGGCTGGTGGGATTGGCTCACGCCGTTTTCGCTGTTCACCGGGGCGGCGCTGGTGGCGGGCTATGCGCTGCTGGGCGCGACATGGCTGGTGATGAAGACCGAAGGCCCGCTGCAAAGCCATATGCGCGACCTGGCCAAGCTCGCCGGGATCGCGCTTCTCGCCGCCATCGCCATCGTCAGCGCATGGATGCCCTTCCTCGATGCCAGCTATTACAGCGCGTGGTTCACGGGCTGGAGCATCGGCTATGTCGTGCTGGTGCCCGCGCTGGTCGCGGCCTGCGGGCTGATGCTGTTTCGCGGGCTGCTGCGCGGGCGCGAACGCACCCCGTTCATCGCCGCGCTGGGGCTGTTCGTCACCGGGTTCATCGGGCTGGGCATCGGGTTCTATCCCAATATCGTGCCGCCGTCGCTGACCATCGTCGAAGCGGCCGCGCCTGACGAAAGCCTCGCCTTCACGCTGGTGGGCGCGGCGGTGCTGATCCCGCTGATCCTGTGCTACACCGCTTATGCCTATTGGGTATTCCGGGGAAAGATCGATCCAGATGCCGGATACCACTGA
- a CDS encoding cytochrome ubiquinol oxidase subunit I, translating to MPEAFTAETLARLQFAFTVSFHIIFPAFSIGLASYLAVLNGLWLKTRDRTYLHLFDYWKKIFAVAFGMGVVSGIVMSYQFGTNWSVFSDKTGPVLGPLMAYEVLSAFFLEAGFLGIMLFGRERVGDGLHMFATAMVALGTLMSATWILSVNSWMQTPAGYGINDVGQFVPVDWWQIVFNPSFPYRLVHMVLAAYLTTAFVVAAVGALHILRHKDHKEARRQFSMAMWMAALVTPIQIFAGDAHGLNTLEYQPQKVMAMEGHYDSHPDGAPLILFGIPDPDAKEIRYAIEIPKLSSLILKHDLNAPMDGLDTIPDEDEPPVEIVFWSFRIMVGLGFAMLGIGVWSLWLRYRGRLYDTPWLLRAALVMGPSGFVAVLAGWITTEVGRQPFTVYNLLRTSDSLAPVAAPAVAASLIAFIVVYFLIFGAGTIYILLMMNKAPNTVRMGLRDGPVRAAGITPGTQMEPDMMGNRAAGGPRSEEAHSEATTADPRYAEDEVPDPPRRQTGHDDTPKGDR from the coding sequence ATGCCCGAGGCATTCACCGCCGAGACGCTGGCACGGCTGCAATTCGCCTTCACCGTCTCGTTCCACATCATCTTCCCCGCGTTTTCGATCGGGCTGGCCAGCTATCTTGCCGTGTTGAACGGGCTGTGGCTGAAAACCCGCGACCGCACCTATCTGCACCTCTTCGACTACTGGAAGAAAATCTTCGCCGTGGCCTTCGGCATGGGCGTCGTGTCGGGCATCGTCATGTCCTACCAGTTCGGCACCAATTGGAGCGTGTTTTCGGATAAGACCGGCCCGGTGCTGGGCCCGCTCATGGCCTATGAGGTGCTGTCGGCGTTTTTCCTCGAAGCAGGGTTTCTGGGCATCATGCTGTTCGGGCGGGAGCGTGTGGGCGACGGGCTGCACATGTTCGCCACCGCGATGGTCGCGCTTGGCACGCTGATGTCGGCCACGTGGATCCTGTCGGTGAACAGCTGGATGCAGACGCCCGCGGGCTACGGCATCAACGATGTGGGACAGTTTGTGCCGGTGGACTGGTGGCAGATCGTGTTCAACCCGTCCTTCCCCTACCGGCTGGTGCATATGGTGCTGGCGGCCTACCTGACGACCGCTTTTGTCGTGGCGGCGGTGGGCGCGCTGCATATCCTGCGCCACAAAGACCATAAGGAGGCGCGCCGCCAGTTTTCGATGGCGATGTGGATGGCCGCGCTGGTCACGCCGATCCAGATCTTTGCGGGCGATGCGCACGGGCTCAACACGCTGGAATATCAACCGCAGAAGGTCATGGCGATGGAGGGTCACTACGACAGCCATCCCGACGGCGCGCCGCTGATCCTGTTCGGCATCCCCGACCCGGACGCCAAGGAAATCCGCTACGCGATCGAGATCCCGAAACTGTCCAGCCTGATCCTGAAACACGACCTGAACGCGCCGATGGACGGGCTCGACACCATCCCGGACGAAGATGAACCCCCGGTCGAGATCGTGTTCTGGAGCTTCCGCATCATGGTGGGCCTCGGCTTTGCCATGCTGGGCATCGGGGTCTGGAGCCTGTGGCTGCGCTATCGCGGGCGTCTCTATGACACGCCGTGGCTGCTGCGCGCCGCGCTGGTGATGGGACCGTCGGGCTTTGTCGCGGTGCTGGCGGGCTGGATCACGACCGAGGTGGGGCGTCAGCCCTTCACCGTCTACAACCTGCTGCGCACATCCGACTCGCTCGCGCCCGTCGCGGCACCGGCAGTCGCGGCGTCGCTTATCGCCTTCATCGTGGTCTATTTCCTGATCTTCGGGGCGGGCACGATCTATATCCTGCTGATGATGAACAAAGCCCCTAACACCGTGCGCATGGGTCTGCGTGACGGGCCGGTTCGGGCAGCGGGGATCACGCCGGGCACCCAGATGGAGCCTGACATGATGGGGAACCGCGCCGCTGGCGGCCCGCGCAGCGAAGAAGCCCATAGCGAGGCCACCACCGCCGATCCCCGCTACGCCGAGGACGAGGTGCCCGATCCGCCGCGCCGCCAGACCGGCCATGACGACACCCCGAAAGGAGACCGCTGA
- the rpiA gene encoding ribose-5-phosphate isomerase RpiA, with the protein MTQELSPIDKAKFVAARRSVDYIEDGMRVGLGTGSTAAWMVRCLGERMREEGLRITGVPTSSRTADLARKMGIKVVSLDEAKWLDVTIDGADEFDGDLNLIKGGGGALLQEKIVATASDRMVVITDSAKEVKTLGAFPLPLEVIPFGWQTTRALIEETLVNMDVLGREVSLRMNDDVPYMTDEGNYILDLHLRRIGNPRQLSLVVNQVPGIVENGLFIDIADVVVIGHGDGAVEVRDLADGSVREGHVDVDESTNIFTDI; encoded by the coding sequence ATGACTCAGGAACTTTCGCCCATCGACAAGGCCAAATTCGTCGCGGCCCGCCGCTCGGTCGATTATATCGAGGACGGCATGCGCGTCGGGCTCGGCACCGGCTCCACCGCGGCGTGGATGGTGCGGTGTCTGGGCGAACGGATGCGCGAGGAAGGCCTGCGCATCACCGGGGTTCCGACCTCATCGCGCACCGCCGATCTGGCGCGCAAGATGGGCATCAAGGTCGTGTCGCTGGACGAGGCCAAATGGCTCGACGTGACCATCGACGGGGCTGACGAATTCGACGGCGATCTGAACCTCATCAAGGGCGGCGGCGGCGCGCTGCTGCAAGAGAAGATCGTGGCCACCGCATCCGACCGGATGGTCGTCATCACCGACAGCGCCAAGGAGGTGAAGACGCTGGGCGCCTTCCCGCTGCCGCTGGAGGTGATCCCGTTTGGCTGGCAGACCACCCGCGCGCTGATCGAAGAGACGCTGGTCAACATGGACGTGCTGGGCCGCGAGGTGTCGCTGCGCATGAATGACGACGTGCCCTACATGACGGATGAGGGGAACTATATCCTCGACCTGCATCTGCGCCGGATCGGCAATCCGCGGCAGCTGAGCCTTGTCGTCAATCAGGTGCCGGGCATCGTGGAAAACGGGCTGTTCATCGACATCGCGGACGTTGTGGTGATTGGCCATGGCGACGGCGCGGTCGAAGTGCGCGATCTGGCCGATGGCAGCGTGCGCGAAGGCCATGTCGATGTCGACGAGAGCACCAACATCTTTACCGATATCTGA